Proteins from a single region of Canis aureus isolate CA01 chromosome 26, VMU_Caureus_v.1.0, whole genome shotgun sequence:
- the TP53INP2 gene encoding tumor protein p53-inducible nuclear protein 2 isoform X2 translates to MFQRLTSLFFSAPPPPEDPECPRAFVSQEDEVDGWLIIDLPEGPGTGPARLQSSPLEDLLIEHPSMSVYVTGSTIVLEPGPPSPHPDAALPDGDLSEGELAPARREPRALRHAAAPLPARAALLEKAGQARRLQRARQRAERHALSAKVVQRQNRARESRSRRPKHQGSFVYQPCQRQFNY, encoded by the exons ATGTTCCAGCGCCTCACCAGCCTCTTCTTCagtgctcccccgccccccgaggaCCCCGAATGCCCCCGAGCCTTCGTGTCCCAGGAGGATGAAGTGGACGGCTGGCTCATCATTGACCTGCCGG AGGGGCCCGGAACCGGGCCCGCCCGCCTCCAGAGCAGCCCCCTGGAGGATCTCCTCATCGAGCACCCCAGCATGTCCGTTTACGTCACCGGCAGCACCATAGTGCTGGAGCCTGGGCCCCCTTCCCCGCACCCCGACGCTGCCCTGCCTGACGGCGACCTTAGCGAAGG GGAGTTGGCGCCCGCCCGCCGCGAGCCCCGGGCCCTGCGCCACGCCGCCGCCCCCCTGCCGGCACGGGCCGCGCTGCTGGAGAAGGCAGGCCAGGCGCGGCGGCTGCAGCGGGCCCGGCAGCGGGCCGAGCGCCACGCGCTGAGCGCCAAGGTGGTGCAGCGGCAGAACCGCGCCCGCGAGAGCCGTTCGCGCCGGCCTAAGCACCAGGGCAGCTTCGTCTACCAGCCGTGCCAGCGCCAGTTCAACTACTGA
- the TP53INP2 gene encoding tumor protein p53-inducible nuclear protein 2 isoform X1 translates to MFQRLTSLFFSAPPPPEDPECPRAFVSQEDEVDGWLIIDLPDSYAAPPSPEAAPAPAGRPPPAPSLMDESWFVTPPACFTAEGPGTGPARLQSSPLEDLLIEHPSMSVYVTGSTIVLEPGPPSPHPDAALPDGDLSEGELAPARREPRALRHAAAPLPARAALLEKAGQARRLQRARQRAERHALSAKVVQRQNRARESRSRRPKHQGSFVYQPCQRQFNY, encoded by the exons ATGTTCCAGCGCCTCACCAGCCTCTTCTTCagtgctcccccgccccccgaggaCCCCGAATGCCCCCGAGCCTTCGTGTCCCAGGAGGATGAAGTGGACGGCTGGCTCATCATTGACCTGCCGG ACAGCTACGCGGCCCCACCCAGCCCcgaggccgcccccgcccccgcaggccgccccccgcccgcgccctccTTGATGGACGAGAGCTGGTTTGTTACCCCTCCCGCCTGTTTTACTGCAGAGGGGCCCGGAACCGGGCCCGCCCGCCTCCAGAGCAGCCCCCTGGAGGATCTCCTCATCGAGCACCCCAGCATGTCCGTTTACGTCACCGGCAGCACCATAGTGCTGGAGCCTGGGCCCCCTTCCCCGCACCCCGACGCTGCCCTGCCTGACGGCGACCTTAGCGAAGG GGAGTTGGCGCCCGCCCGCCGCGAGCCCCGGGCCCTGCGCCACGCCGCCGCCCCCCTGCCGGCACGGGCCGCGCTGCTGGAGAAGGCAGGCCAGGCGCGGCGGCTGCAGCGGGCCCGGCAGCGGGCCGAGCGCCACGCGCTGAGCGCCAAGGTGGTGCAGCGGCAGAACCGCGCCCGCGAGAGCCGTTCGCGCCGGCCTAAGCACCAGGGCAGCTTCGTCTACCAGCCGTGCCAGCGCCAGTTCAACTACTGA